Within Cellulophaga sp. L1A9, the genomic segment GTTTGCCGGAAGTACATGAGTTTTTATCCAAAAGCCTAGAAGAGTCTGATTATCAGCCACTAACTAAAGCTGCTGGAATGGCAATCAAGGGAAAATATTATAATATATAACATTTCTGAATCTCAATTCCGGCTATAACAACAGAGTCACTAAAAATATCATCGTAATGAAAATATTTTCAAACGAGTTTCAGGACAAAGAATTAAATCTTAAAAAAGCTTTATCTGAATTCTATAAAATTTCGGAGGAAGAAGGTTCTTTTTTTGGTGTTAAAACTGAAAAAGAACCCATACAATTTGCTTACGAAACCCGAGATAAATGGCTTGTAGATATTCCTTATGATATTAAAAATAGATTGACATTACAAAAATATGCTTCATATAATGAGTGCGTAGAGATAATAAAACAAATGTATTCTGGTTTTTCTCCTACAAGGATAGAAGGCTTAAAGAAGGTAAGTATTTAACTGAAAATATGAAAAGTACTATCTAAACCACACTTCTAAATATCTCAATATTAATATCCTTCCTTTTGATAGTATTCGTTTTTTATAGGAATTGACATCTGTTTTTATTAGAAAATATAATGTTTAAAGCATATCTGAGTGTTACCCTAGAAATTAAGTAAAAACTATTGAATCTATCTCAATATGTAGAGAATTATACACAGTTAATTTATCAAAGAAAAATGATTAGTGGCTACAAAAAAATAATTGAAAAATCATCTAACTCTCATTTACCATTAAAAGAAAGAGTAGAAATTGCCAAAACATTAGGGTTTAAGTCAATAAATAAAGTTTTTTTAGAATGTTGCAAAAGAGCATATTTGAAATTTAAAATCAATGACGATTTTATTAATGAAGGACTATTTCTAGCTGAAGAATTTTTATATAATGATAAGGAGGTTGATTTCAAAAAGGTTATAAAAAAATACAGAAACTATTTTGAAACGATAGATAGTCAGCCAACTTCTGGTATTATGCTGAGCGTTTTATCTTTATTTAGTAACTTAACATACGATGCTGCCTTAATTCTAGATATAGAAAATTATGAAGGTGAAGATGATAATGATTTTGATTGGGAGGAATGGAATCCTGATTTCTTATTATCCAATGTATATTCAGGCGGTAATCCATTTTTAAATGAAGGTGATAAAAAGAAAAGGAAAGAATTTTGGTTCAACTATTTGGACATTATAAGTTCAATGAAACAAAATCCAAATGAAATTTTCACTTCTATTAAATTAAAAAAAGTAGATTTTAATGAACAAGAAATTATAAAAAGAAATATAGCTCCAGATTTAAAAGATATAATTGAAAACAAACTAAAAAGTGTCATTGAGCTCGTTAAAAAAGACATCAAGAATGATCCTAAATGGGATAAAATTCAAATAGAAGGTGAAGTATTAAAAACAGGAAAATCAATGAGAGCTTATTATTTTAAGGGCTCTGATAAACAAAAAATTCCATTAACTTTCTTTTTACATTCAGGTGAAAAATCAAGTGTTTTCTTAATGGAACAATTGAAAGATATAATGTATAAACAAGAAACTCGCAATGGAGCTTGGCTTAGTTATGAAATTGAGGTACAAAACGATGATTCATATAGTTATAGATTCAATTATGATCTTATAAAATTACTTCCAGAGCCTAAGCAGCAGCCAGATAATTTTATAGCAGAATTTGAAAGTTATCCAAGATCAAAAGAATACACCCCTGAATGGTGGAGAAAATTATTAAAAAATTCGAAAACAATATTTATTGAATAGAAATGACTCTTTTTTTATCAAAAATGAAAAAGACTTTTTATGCGAAAAAAATAATTAATATAATTTAAATGAAAACACTAATCCTAATCATTTTTACTTTTTTATTTTCATGTAATCAAACACAAGAAAACAAACAAAAGCAGACTTCTAATGACATAACTTTAGAGATTGATAATACTCCTGCATCAAAAGAAAGTATTGCAAATAACCAACTTAAAATAATAGTTACTAATGAAAATTATAAAGCGAAATTAAAAAAGATAAAACTTGAAAAAAAAGATATTCCTACTAATATTGATTTATATATATGTGATAAAATAATTCCTGATTATTATTTACTTTTAAAAGATAATCGCCTAATTGTTGTTAGTGAACAAGTTTGTGGCGATTTTGGAGGAATATCTTTAACTTCCATAAAAGAAAACAAAGTTTTGCAGATCTTAGCTGTCTCTGGTCTACATTATGAACCAGATAATGAAGAAGAATATAAAGTAGTGACCTCATTTACAATTGATAATAACTATAATATATTTGTAACTGATGTAACTACTGAATATGGAAAAATTACAAATAAAAAAATAACAACATATTCAATTTCATCTATTGGAGAGTATATAAAAATTAAAGAAGAAGAAATTAAAAAAAATCCTTTTTTGTTAGGTTCAACTGTCTACGCACAAGTAGAAACTTATTTGAATGTAAGGTCAATACCCAATAGCGATAGCGATATTATAGAAAAAGCTTACCCAAAAGATGCTTTAAGAGTTTTAGAAGTTTTAGATTCTTGGGTTAAGATAGAGATAAATGGTAAAGAAGGTTATGTTAGTAAAGACTTTGTGAAGTAAACAACTTTCTGCTACAAAAAAAACACAGTATTGGAATGCTAACACAGCACCCCTCTTGTGCCGTTATTGCTTTGCTAATAATAATTTTCATTACTCATTTCTTTTACTCTTTTGTATCTTACTCACTCTGTTACGAGCTTCACACTCGCACTAGCTGAGGGATATTGTAGTTTTTGATAAAACTGGTGATAGAAAGTGGGGTCATATTTCCATGTGGACAGGTAGTTAGTGGGTTTCAGATTTTAAACAAAATTCAATCATAGTTCATACTGATTATAATGAAAAAGATTATCATGTTTTCAGATGGCAATAACGTAGATAAATAATAATAATAATAATAATAATGAAATATTTTAATTTGTACATCCCTTTATTATTATTACTGATTAGCTGTAAAGAAGCGAATAAGAATACTGATAGTATTCAAAACTCAACTGCCCAAATAGATTCTGTCATTACTAACAATAAAGATGGTGTCGTTATTTTAACAGAATTCTACAAAAAGTATTATGGCGAATATAGAGATAGAGAAGGTATAGAAGAGTATGTGTCATCTCGTATTTTAAAAAGAATGGATAGTCTAACTATAGAGGATAATCTTATGTTAGATTATGACCCTTTTATTTATGGGCAAGATTGGGATGAAAATATACTTATGAAATCTATAGAAATAAAACCTTTAAAAAACAGGGATGAATATAGGGTAAGCTTTTTTAGATTTGCTAATAGTGATGAGAAAAGAACAAACATAGATTTGTTATTAAAAAACAATAGTGAAGGCAAACTATTAATTTACAGCATTCTTAATGATGAATATTTGAATTTTAAAAATAATATTACTAATAATAAAACAAAATCAAAAGCAATTATAGATAGTTGGCAAAATGATCATATTGAGATACACATAACAACTGATAATCTAACATATTTATTCAACGGGCAATGCATATATGCCTTTTCGATAAAAATAGTAAACGATACTGAGGTAGAACTCATATGGGGAGAAATAGGGATGGATTGTGTTAATGATATGCAGTTTAATGAAACATTTGGTTTGTCTAAAGAACTTATTCCTCAAAAAGGGAAACCATTTGCAAAATACTCATTAGAAAAAGAAGTTGTCACTGTAACTTATTATTATAAAGAATGGGTAGATTCATACAAAAAGAAAATAAATAATAAACCATTTATGGATGTGTTTTATTCTAAAGATGAATAGATTAAGAGGCATTTGTAAATAAACCCCGCTAGCGCTCATTAAATGTCATTAAGTTAAGGAATTTTCAAATCGCCCCCGCTAGCGCTCATTTGTAACGAGTGCCGCATCGCGTAAGAAAACATCAATTAAAATTATAAATGTTTTAGTTAGCTTTTGTACTTTTAAGTAATGAGTAGAAAGCATAAATCTCATAATCCAAGGGTTGTATTTTTTGTTTCTTTTGCAACTGCATATTGGATATATGTATTTACATGGCAAGTCTATTTTATTATCCTATTAGCAACGCTACAAATTAGAACTATAACCAGGCTACAATTTTGAAAATGATTATACAAAACTAAATATTGACGATATTGGTTCCTTACAATAACTAAGGGCGACACTCGTTACAAATGAGCGCTAGCGAGAGTATAATACATAAAAAAGCATATAGAAATGAAACAAATCATTATACTGATAATCTCACTGATTAATTTAATATCGTGCAATTCACAAGTGAGTAAAACAATATCAAACTTTGAGAAGTTAAATTTAATTCAAAATGAAATTGAAAATAACTCTACCAATGAAAAGACATATAAGAGTCTAGATTCTCTAAAAAATGTTACCGATGGCGCAGATGCCGAACTTTACACTGAGATATATAAAAATGCAATCATTTATGATACGGAGGAGCTTTTAAAATTTTTAAATATCAACAATAAAAAAATTGATGAAAATGTTGTTATTTTCTTTAGACAAGATAAAAATATCTACAATTTAATTAATGAAAAATTAAACAGAAAAATAAAAAAAAGTTTTATATAAGATTCTGATGGATACACAAATTTAAGAAGAGAAAAAAGCACGAATTCTAAAATAATAACAACGATAAATAATGGTGAAGAGATTGATATCATAGACAATACTGACAAGTGGTTTTTAGTAGAAACAAAAGAAGGAAAATTAGGTTATGTACATAATTCAAGGATTAGGTACAAAAACGGGAAGGAGTCAATTTTAGGGAAATGGAATGCTGATTCAGAATGTGAAAACCCAATTGGTATCGAAATAAAGAAGAATAAAGAATTGATTATTTGTGTTGAGCCAAATCAGTATTATATTTATTTAACCAAAGTAAATAGTAATGACGATATTATTAGCTATAGATTAAAAAGTATAACGGGGTCTGTTGGTGAGGATATTTTTTCAAAAGCATATATAAATGATAGTGCGGTAGTAACCTTAGAGAGAAAAGACAATTTTAAGATTAAATTAAATTGGTTAGGTTATTATAATAAGGTAAATGGTCAAAGACAATATTCAGAAGCATTAATCAGTAATCAAAACCCAGTTTTTCTATACAAGTGTGATAAATAAATATTTTACAAATATACCCCCGCAAGCGTCTCGCTTGTGCCGTTACTGCTTTAATAATAATATTCATCACTCATTTCTTTTCTTCTTATGTATCTTACTCAATTGGTAACGAGCGTAATGCACGCACTTACGTAATGATTTTTATTCAGGGAGGTTGGATAGGATATTTTAGACCCAGAAATTATACAAAACAATGAATTACAATTAATTAATAGAAAATATAACGTGTTAGTATTATCTTAGGTACATAATACGGATATTCAATAGGTTTATACATTTATTACCATTAATTTTTCAATTAAACCTTCTATTCGATAACTTATCGCAATAAATTTAACAGATAATATGTCAAAAAAAACGGAAAATAACATTACAGATATTCTAATTTCTATACTTATAATAATGATATCTTCATTAATTATAATGAAATCAGTTGAAGCCTTTAACAAAAGGGATCCTGGGCCTGGCTTTTTATTAATGCTTGCAAGTATATTTTTAAATATCGCTTTTTCTTTCTGCTTTAAAAATAAGAAAAGTATAAAATATTTTTTTGTAGCAACTTTCTGTTTTTATAATTTTTATTTCTTTTGGGCTATTAGAAAAGAAATTTCATTTAACACCGGTTCCATATTATTAATACTAATATTCGAATTTTCTTTAATTTTAATCTATGGAATATACTATCTGATTCGTAAAAAAAAGCTAATGGGTGACTCACCAAATGAATAGAAAAATAACCTTAATAAGCTATACCCCCCTTAGCGCGACATATCCGCAACCCTGGCGCACTTCTGTGAAGTGTGTCTAATTTTCTTTAGTATTTGCAATGCAATTTATCCTATTTTAAAATATTAGATGATTCTTTAAATTATTGTAATGCAAACAAAGGATTAACCGTACATGCGTACGTATATATGAGTAGTCATATTCATCTTATTATTAGTTCTCAAGAAAACGAGTTGCAGGACATTCAAGTAAGAGCGTTTGAATGGGGACCTTTTAACAATAGGTATATAAATCCAAAAAGGAAA encodes:
- a CDS encoding Imm5 family immunity protein, which codes for MNLSQYVENYTQLIYQRKMISGYKKIIEKSSNSHLPLKERVEIAKTLGFKSINKVFLECCKRAYLKFKINDDFINEGLFLAEEFLYNDKEVDFKKVIKKYRNYFETIDSQPTSGIMLSVLSLFSNLTYDAALILDIENYEGEDDNDFDWEEWNPDFLLSNVYSGGNPFLNEGDKKKRKEFWFNYLDIISSMKQNPNEIFTSIKLKKVDFNEQEIIKRNIAPDLKDIIENKLKSVIELVKKDIKNDPKWDKIQIEGEVLKTGKSMRAYYFKGSDKQKIPLTFFLHSGEKSSVFLMEQLKDIMYKQETRNGAWLSYEIEVQNDDSYSYRFNYDLIKLLPEPKQQPDNFIAEFESYPRSKEYTPEWWRKLLKNSKTIFIE
- a CDS encoding SH3 domain-containing protein; this translates as MKTLILIIFTFLFSCNQTQENKQKQTSNDITLEIDNTPASKESIANNQLKIIVTNENYKAKLKKIKLEKKDIPTNIDLYICDKIIPDYYLLLKDNRLIVVSEQVCGDFGGISLTSIKENKVLQILAVSGLHYEPDNEEEYKVVTSFTIDNNYNIFVTDVTTEYGKITNKKITTYSISSIGEYIKIKEEEIKKNPFLLGSTVYAQVETYLNVRSIPNSDSDIIEKAYPKDALRVLEVLDSWVKIEINGKEGYVSKDFVK
- a CDS encoding DUF3828 domain-containing protein; its protein translation is MKYFNLYIPLLLLLISCKEANKNTDSIQNSTAQIDSVITNNKDGVVILTEFYKKYYGEYRDREGIEEYVSSRILKRMDSLTIEDNLMLDYDPFIYGQDWDENILMKSIEIKPLKNRDEYRVSFFRFANSDEKRTNIDLLLKNNSEGKLLIYSILNDEYLNFKNNITNNKTKSKAIIDSWQNDHIEIHITTDNLTYLFNGQCIYAFSIKIVNDTEVELIWGEIGMDCVNDMQFNETFGLSKELIPQKGKPFAKYSLEKEVVTVTYYYKEWVDSYKKKINNKPFMDVFYSKDE